In Ascaphus truei isolate aAscTru1 chromosome 5, aAscTru1.hap1, whole genome shotgun sequence, one genomic interval encodes:
- the STMP1 gene encoding short transmembrane mitochondrial protein 1: MLQFILGFAFGNVVGMFLAQNYEIPDIGKKLEDLKKDMEAKKKPPSDKS, from the exons ATGCTGCAGTTCATA CTGGGATTTGCGTTTGGGAATGTGGTGGGCATGTTCCTGGCCCAGAACTACGAG ATCCCTGATATAGGAAAGAAACTTGAAGATTTAAAGAAAGATATGGAAGCCAAAAAAAAGCCTCCAAGCGACAAGTCTTAA